The sequence TATTTTTCAGTAAATTACTACAAATATCAGCAATAATCAACTTAATTTCAACTTCTGCATTAAGCTCATTGATATCTTTTAATAAATATTTTTTATTAAGTTCTAAGTCCTTATCACTAATACCTCGTTGTAGGTAATTTTCCAATAAAAGCTTACTATTAAGATAAATAAAACTTTTGTCGTTATCATTTTCCGCCAATAAAACCTTACGGCTATTTTCACTTAAAAAAAGTTGATTTTCTTTTAAAAAATTTTTTAACCTAGTTTCACTATCAGCTGATAACAAATCTTCACTTGTCACCACCTTGCTTTCCGCTAACAGATTAAACAATCCATCCAGTTTACTAATAGTTCTCGGTAAAATATTTATATCAAAATCATATACATCAACAACAGTTGATAACATTTCATTTTTCAGTTCAGTAGTTTTCACTTCATCAATATAAGAAATGGTTTTAGGCGCAACAATATCACGATTACTGACATCTCCCACAACAAAATCAATTTTAGCAGTTGCAAGATCAATAAAAATTACCACCATAAACAATAGAAAGAAAAAAAACAACGTAATTTGATTTTTCATCTTTTCATATTGAAAATAATTTATATTTTCTTTTATTTTATTGATGATAGATTTCAGCCCGGTCATAATATTCCCTCCACCCTTTAGGTAAAGTGCTAATTATTATCATATTGCTGATAAGCTCTAATAATTCTCGCCACAACTTCATGTCTGATAACATCAGCATCATCAAACATTATTGTTTTGATCCCTTCAACTTGATGTAGCACATATTTAGCTTCTGCCAACCCTGAAATAGTCCCTTGTGGCAAATCCGTTTGCGATAAATCTCCTGTTATTACCATTTTAGAACCAAAGCCCAATCTTGTTAAAAACATTTTCATTTGTTGCGTTGTTGTATTTTGTGCTTCATCCAAAATAACAAAAGAATTTTCTAAAGTCCGCCCTCTCATATAAGCCAGTGGTGCAACTTCAATAATATTTTTAGCCATAAATTTTTGAAAAGTTTCCACTCCTAAAATATCATATAACGCATCATAGAGTGGTCGTAAATAGGGATCAACTTTTTCTTGCAAATCGCCCGGCAAAAATCCTAGTCTTTCTCCTGCTTCAACTGCTGGTCTAGTTAAAATTATTTTTTCAACCTCTTTGTTTTTCAGCGCTATCACCGCCATTACAACTGCCAAATATGTTTTACCAGTCCCGGCCGGTCCAATTCCAAAAGTTATATAGTTTTTTTTGATTGCTTCCAAATAAATACTCTGCCCTACAGTTTTGGGCTTAACTTGTTTTCCTTTAGCAGTCACCAATACTACATTATTAAAGACCTTATTCAATAATTCTTGTTCGCCCTTTTTTATCAACTCAATGCAATATTTAACATCATGACTAGTAAGCTCACCAGTATTACGGTATAAATTTAACAATTCCATTAAAACTTTTTCAATACTTAAAACCTCATTATTATTACCTCTGACAACTACTTTATCGCCCCTACTAATAATTTTACTATCAAAGCTGTCACTTAAAATTTTAAGATATTCATCATTATAACCTAAAATTGCTAATGCTTCTTCTTGCTTATTAAATTCAATTGTTTTTTCTAAATGTCTTTGCAATAAAATAGCCTCCTTGCGCTATCAGGGAAATAAACAAATCCTTTTATTTTAATTCGACATTTTAATCTTTATTCCTCTAGTAAAAAATAAAGAGGTTATTCACGATATCTGCATAATCAGTAAATAACCTCTCTATTTTTTACGCTATAAATATTTTACAATTTCACAATTCTCAATATGTGGTAATTGTGTGAATTTAGCCATCATTTCAATCGGATTACACTTATTATAATCTCTCAGCAATAATAATACTTTTATAAATTGTGCATGACTAAAAACCACCACTGTTTTATCAGTTAACGTCAACAATTTTTGATAAACAAAAGACGCACGTTTTAAGACCATAACAAAACTTTCTGCATTTTCACCGTCTTGATATAGCGGATCTAATATATTCCAATAATCTGTAACTTTTTCTTTAATATCTTCAATGTGTTTTCCTAAATAGCATGCCGGATTTAAATAGGCGAACTCTTGTACCGGCCAAATCTCAACTTTAGTATCATTATATTTTTCAATAGTATATTTCGCAGTTTCTCTTGCTCGTGTATAAGCGGAAGTTATGATAAGATCCGGTTTTGTGTTAATTTCTAAACTAACCTTATAAGCCTGTTGATAACCTTTTTCTGTTAATGGAATGGTGATATGATTATCGACAATACTGCCGGCATTCGCTAAACTCTCACCATGTCTTATCAGTAAAATCATGTTATCGCCTCATTATTATGTTTAAAATAAATTAACCTCATTATATTTTCACTAGTTCTACTAATATTAGTGTGAGCTTTAGCAAACAATTCTTGATCAGTAGAGTTTTGATCAATTATCCCAAAAACAGCACTAATTCCAGCTTGCTGTAAACACTCCACTCCAGCGCCGATTCTCCCCGTTAAGGCAATCACAAATTTATGATGTTTCATCGCTAATTTTGCTAGCCCTAACGGAGCTTTACCAAACGCGGTTTGCAAATCTAGTGAGCCTTCTCCCGTCCATATCAAATCAACATCTTTTATGATTTTCTCAAGTTGATAATGTTCAATGACAATATCAACGCCCGGTCTTAATTCAGCCTTTAACAAGGCATATAGCGAACTACCCAAACCACCAGCTGCTCCTAGCCCTTTTACTGTAAAAATATCTTCTTGACAATATGATTGTAACAACTTACCGTAATGCAGCATATTCTCCTCCAATACTGCCACAGCATTTTCCCCAGCACCCTTTTGCTCGGCGAAAACCTTACTGGCACCAAAATCACCGCACAAAGTATTTTGTACATCACAAGCAACTTCAATTTTTACGTTTTTTATTCTATGATCTAAGTTACTATCATCAATGATTTTGATTAAATGTAAATTTCCCCCACCCCA is a genomic window of Negativicutes bacterium containing:
- a CDS encoding PhoH family protein; translated protein: MQRHLEKTIEFNKQEEALAILGYNDEYLKILSDSFDSKIISRGDKVVVRGNNNEVLSIEKVLMELLNLYRNTGELTSHDVKYCIELIKKGEQELLNKVFNNVVLVTAKGKQVKPKTVGQSIYLEAIKKNYITFGIGPAGTGKTYLAVVMAVIALKNKEVEKIILTRPAVEAGERLGFLPGDLQEKVDPYLRPLYDALYDILGVETFQKFMAKNIIEVAPLAYMRGRTLENSFVILDEAQNTTTQQMKMFLTRLGFGSKMVITGDLSQTDLPQGTISGLAEAKYVLHQVEGIKTIMFDDADVIRHEVVARIIRAYQQYDNN
- a CDS encoding histidine phosphatase family protein: MILLIRHGESLANAGSIVDNHITIPLTEKGYQQAYKVSLEINTKPDLIITSAYTRARETAKYTIEKYNDTKVEIWPVQEFAYLNPACYLGKHIEDIKEKVTDYWNILDPLYQDGENAESFVMVLKRASFVYQKLLTLTDKTVVVFSHAQFIKVLLLLRDYNKCNPIEMMAKFTQLPHIENCEIVKYL
- a CDS encoding glycerate kinase, whose translation is MSQKQLSILLAPDSFKESLSATAVCMAMAEGISKVNSQINIISKPLADGGEGTLEALINGNDGEIFYEEVFDPIGNKIKAPYGIIKSEKVAVIEMAKASGLMLVSLQNRNPLITTTYGTGQLIKACLEHDVKKIIICIGGSATNDGGVGAMQALGISFKDANLQEVNWGGGNLHLIKIIDDSNLDHRIKNVKIEVACDVQNTLCGDFGASKVFAEQKGAGENAVAVLEENMLHYGKLLQSYCQEDIFTVKGLGAAGGLGSSLYALLKAELRPGVDIVIEHYQLEKIIKDVDLIWTGEGSLDLQTAFGKAPLGLAKLAMKHHKFVIALTGRIGAGVECLQQAGISAVFGIIDQNSTDQELFAKAHTNISRTSENIMRLIYFKHNNEAIT